The Henckelia pumila isolate YLH828 chromosome 2, ASM3356847v2, whole genome shotgun sequence genome includes a window with the following:
- the LOC140882756 gene encoding uncharacterized protein produces the protein MPVMERLRIFVAQEPVVAASCLIAGVGLFLPAVVRPILDSLETSKQVPQPALSDVVAGMTGKKQG, from the exons ATGCCGGTGATGGAAAGGCTGAGAATCTTCGTAGCCCAAGAGCCTGTTGTTGCCGCTTCTTGCCTCATCGCTGGCGTTG GACTCTTCCTTCCGGCTGTAGTAAGGCCTATCTTGGATTCGCTGGAAACATCAAAGCAAGTACCACAGCCGGCTTTAAGTGAT GTAGTTGCCGGTATGACCGGCAAGAAACAGGGTTGA